The following DNA comes from Nocardioides sp. JQ2195.
TGGTGTGGTCAGGGTCTCCCATCCAGATCAGGGCAGCGGACGAGCCGAAGGCGAGCACGAGCGCGACGAGGGCGACCACGAGTGCGGCGACCCAGTTCCCGCGCAGCAGCCCAGTGAGGTCGACCGGCCGGCGCGGCGGTGTCGCCGACGGCGCCACGGGCGGCACGCCCGGCACGGCGCTCCAGGGTCGGGGTGAACCCTGCCCGGCGATCGAGGTGGACGGCGAGGACTGGACGACCCGTTGCCCGCACGACGCACAGAAGAGGTGATCGGGCCGGAGGCGGGCGCCACAGTGGGGGCAGAAGTTCATCAACTCTCCTGGATCAGTTCGTGATCGTGCGGCCCGACTGTAGTGCCGAGCCCGGACACACCGAGGCGTTTCGCAGGATCGGTCATCCCTCAACGCACGACCGCCGGCCCGGATGTCTCCGGACCGGCGGTCGTGGTGGTCGTGGTGCCTACTGCGTGGGCGGCTGCCAGCCACCCTGCTGCGGTGGCTGCTGGCCGTACGGCGGCTGCTGCGGCGGCTGGGGCTGGCCCCACTGGCCGCCCTGCTGCGGCTGCTGCGGGCCGGTGCCGGGCTGCTGGCCCCACTGCTGGCCGCCCTGCTGCGGCGGCTGGGGCTGGCCCCACTGACCGCCCTGCTGCGGCTGCTGCGGGCCGGTGCCGGGCTGCTGGCCCCACTGCTGGCCACCCTGCTGCGGCGGCTGGGGCTGGCCCCACTGGCCGCCCTGCTGCGGCTGCTGCGGGCCGGTGCCGGGCTGCTGGCCCCACTGCTGCTGCCCGGGCTGGGCACCGGGCTGCGACTGGAAGCTCGATGCCTTGGCCTTGATCGCGTTGACATCGAGGTTGCCGGTGACCAGCAGGACCACCGCGGCGACCACGATCGAGAACAGGAAGAAGAACATCGTCGTCTGGAATCCGTCGACGCCCATCCACAAGTCGAAGTCGGAGGAGTCGCCGTCGAACTCCTGCTCGGCGCCGATGTGTGCGTTCGAGAACCGCACCAAGAAAGGCATCGCGATGAGCAACAGGCCGAGGTAGACCAGCGTGTGACGCATGATCTTCGTCTTGTCGAGCGACTTCATCACGACGGCGTAGACACCAGCGGCCATGACGGCCAGCGCGATGAGGGGAGCGATCCAGAACAGCACGCCGTTGTCGTCGGCGAAACCACCCAGGCGGTCGAACTTCTCCTCGTCCTCCCCGTCGCCACTGCCGGCCCATCCCACGTTGGAGAAGACGCCGAGGGAGACCAGGCGCAGGCCCAGGGCCGGGGTCACGGCGATCAGTCGCATGATCTCGCCGAAGCCGCGGGCGTCGTCGTTGCCGACGATGATCGCGATCAGGTAGATGACCCCGGCAAGGGCCGTCACCGCTGCCACGGCCGCAATGCCGATCATCGGGACCCGCAGCCAGTCGTTGACCAGCTGCGCCTTCTCCGAGAGCCAGTCGCGGCGGACGAAGCAAGTGATCGCCAGGACGGTCAGCGTGAGGAGCAAGGTGACGAAGATGGCGCCGCCGATGTGGTTGTAGAGCGAGTCGCCACTCAGGAATCCCAGTCCGGAGGGACCCGTGTCGATGTCGGACGACTCGTCGTCGATGTACCCGGTGATCTCGGGGGACCAGATCCGCATGACGATCGCAAGGATCGTGACCCCCAGCGTCAGGATCAGCGCTGCCCGCGCGGCGTCGAGGAGCCCGTCGACGACGTTGCGGTGAGCGGCCGTCATCCGACGGAACATCCACACCGCGGCCGCGAACGCCAGGACTGTCACCAGGAGCGGGAACTGGCCCAGGTTCTGCGTCGCTTCGAAGGAGAAGTCACCATCACCTCCCTCGTTGTGCACGACGCTGTTCGCGCCGAACACGGAGACGGTGGTGATGATCGTCATGGCCAGGGCCTCGACGAAGTCGAACTTCTCCATCGTCGTGAAGGCGAACAGGGCGCTGCCGATGAAGGCAACTGCCAGGGCAGCACCGGCCACGCCTGCGGCACCCACCCAGTTGCCGGCCAGCATCCTCGAGAAGTCGAATCCCACGCCCTTGCCGCCACCCTGCGGGCCGGCGTACTGGCCCTGGGGTGCGGGGTACTGCTGGCCCTGCGGGCCGGCGTACTGCTGCTGGCCCTGGGGGGCGTAGTGGCCCTGCGGAGCCTGAGGCTGGCCCCACTGCGGCTGGCCCGGCGGCTGGTGCTGCGGCTGGTGCTGCGGAGCCGGGGGCTGCTGCCCCCACTGCTGCTGGGGCGGGCTCTGCGGAGCGGGCTGCTGGGGAGCGGCGGGCTGGCCCCACTGTCCCTGGCCGGGCTGTTGAGCCGACGGCCGCTGCTCACGGATCTGGGTCTTCCCCGCGTCCGGGTCGGGGGCCGGCGTCTGCGTCGCGAGGGTTGCCCCGCATGCGCCGCAGAAGGGCTGGCCTTCCGTGGTCGCCGTACCGCATTGCGGGCACTGGCTCATGGTGTGGCTCCGATCATGTGTCAAGGGCGACAACTATTTCAGTGACGACACCCTAGTGCTCCGGGCAGGGAACTCCCGGGAGGCGACGCCATGGGCTCGGCAGTACCCGGCGGGAACCACGCTCAAACCTGACCGGGTCAGGAGGTCGTGCCGCGCAGGGCCACCGTGCTGATGGCCGTGACGTTCTTGCCCAGCGGCCCGGAGCCCGGGGCGCTGACCGAGACGATGCGCAAGCTGATCGTGCGCGTCGTGGCGGCGTCGACACGGATGACCTGCAGGTCGGTCGAGTCGCGCAGCTCCTGGGTGACCGTGGTGCCGTCGTCGAAGCTCCACTCGACCTCGGTGATGCGCCGGTTCTTGGGGTACCAGTCGACCGTGCGGTTGCCGGTGGTGTCCGTCTTGGCGTAGCCGTTGACCAGGCCGACCTCGTGGATGGTTGCCTCGTCGGGCAGCTCGAGGGTGATCGTGCGTCCGGAGGCATCACCCGGAAGGCGGTAGGCCGTACTCGGCGAGCCGTCGAGCATGTTGGCCGGCGGGTAGGTGACCCTGTTGCCGGACAGGTCGGTCCCGGGCTTGATCGGGGCGGGACCCGAAGCCTTCACCTGATCGGTGAGATCGACCGCCTCGGCGGGGTCGGCCGGGTCGTCGCCGGGACCCGGGTCATCCGGAGCAGCGGTGTCGTCGTCCCGGGTGGTGCCGGTCCCCTGGGAGCTGTCCTCGGAGGCCGCCGTGCCGTCGTCGGAGTCCCGACTGCCCAGCCAGGTCCCGATGCCCACGCCCAGGAGCAGGACCAGCAGCAGGGGCAGCAGCCACAGCAGGGGCGAGCGTCTCCCGGGCTCGTCGGAGCGGTGCGAGCCGCTCGGGGGCGCGGGGGACGCCGGGGGTTGCCACACCGGGATCTCGTCAGCATGCGAGGGCTGCGCAGGGCCCGGAGGCACGGCCGCGGAGCGCTGTTCCGGTGAGCGGGTCGGCACTTCGTCGGCGAACAACGGGGGAGGCGCCTGCTGCGGCTGTTGGGCCGGTGGGGCGGCATACAAGGGAAAGCGGGGGCCCGTGGAGGCGTCAGGTTGCACGGCCGGCAGCCGGACCGAGGTCTTCTCCGCCGCAGCTTCCTCGGTGCCCTGCGGCTGGGACGTGCGCGGCTGGTCCACGGGCATGCCACAGTTCGTGCAGAAGCGGCCCGGCCCCAGCCCGGCGCCGCAGTTCTTGCAGAATTCCATGGGTTCCCCTCGCCTCTCGCGCCCCGAAGCCTAGGCGACCCGGCGAGTCGGGCGAAACCTGAGTCCGCTCAGGCCTCGCTCCGGGCCAGGTCCTGCTTCCACTCCCGGAAGCCCTCCTCGGTACGTCCGCGACGCCAGTACCCCGAGATCGAGACCGCGTCTCGAGGCAGCCCCTTCTCCTTGAACAGGAAGGGACGGACCCCGTGCATGACCGCTGCGGCCTCCCCGTGGACGAAGACCTGGACCGTCCCCGGCAGCCACTCGAGGTCGCGGATCGCCTGAACCAGCGGGGCATGCCGCCCCGCCCGGTCGTCCGGTACGTCGTGCGACGCGGCCCCGCGCAGGAGCCACGTGACCTCCACGTTCTCGCCCTCGCCGAGCTCGATGACGTCGTCCTCGTCGGCCACCTCGACCAGGACCCGTGCCACGGCGCCAGCGGGGAGTGACTCGATCGCGGCAGCCACCGCGGGCAGGCCGGCCTCGTCGCTGCCCAGCAGGTGCCAGTCGACGTCGGGTCGGGGGGCGTAGCCACCGCCGGGGCCGTTGGCGAGGATCACGTCGCCGGGCTGGGCCGCGGCAGCCCATGGGCCGGCGACACCCTCGTCGCCGTGCACCACGAAGTCGATCGCCAGCGTGCCTGCTGGGACGTCGAGGCTGCGGACGGTGTAGGTGCGCAGGATCGGCATCTGTTCAGGTGGGAGGGTGCCCCGCAGCGCATTCAGGTCCAACGGGTCGGGGTGGTCGACTCCGGGTTGCTGGAAGATCAGCTTCACGTAGCGGTCGGTGTCGACACTGTCGGCGAAGCCGGCCAGGTCTCCGGAGAAGTGGACCCGCACCAGGTGCGGCGTCAGCTGCTCGGTGGAGCGGACGGTGAGCTGGGTGGGCAAGGAGGCTCCTCGGTCGGGTCGGGTGCCCCCAGTTGTATCCGAACGCTCCCAACGTGCCACGGGCCACGACCCGCGCGACCCGGGTCAGCGGGTGAGCGTCGAGGCGTCCACGCGGCCGACCACTCCGGGGAGTCGACGGACGGCTTGGGCCAGCTCGCGCAGCTCGGTGCCCAGCAGGGCCTGCGGCCCGTCGCACAGCGCGGTCTCCGGCTTGGGATGCACGTCGACGATGACGCCGTCAGCACCGACTGCGATCGCCGCCCGCGAGAGGGGGACGACAAGATCCTTGCGTCCGGCGGCGTGGGACGGATCCACGATGATCGGCAGGTGGCTGGTCGCCTGGACGACCGGGACTGCCGAGATGTCGAGGGTGTTGCGGGTGGCCGGTTCGAAGGTGCGGATGCCCCGCTCGCACAGCACGATGTCGAGGTTGCCGCGCTGGGCGACGTACTCCGCGGCCATCAGCCACTCCTCGATGGTGGCCGTCATGCCGCGCTTGAGCAGGACCGGCTTGCCGACGTCACCCACGGCCTGGAGCAGCGCGAAGTTGGCAGCGTTCCTGGTGCCGATCTGGAGCATGTCGGCGTACTCCGCGACCACGGCGACGTCCCGGGCGTCGATGACCTCGGTGACCACCGGCATCCCGGTGGCTGCCCGGACGTCGGCGAGGATCTCCAGACCCTTCACCCCCAGGCCCTGGAAGGCGTACGGCGATGTGCGGGGCTTGAACGCACCACCACGCAGGATCGTGGCGCCGGCCGACTGCGCCATGCGCGCGGCCTCGACGGTCTGCTCGGCGCTCTCCACGGCGCACGGCCCGGCGAGGAAGGTGAACGACTCCGGGCCGATCGGCACCTGCTTGCCCTCGGGGCCGACCCAGACGGTGGACCGCTCGGAGTGGTGCTGGCGACTGACCAGCTTGTAGGGGTCGGAGATGCGGTGGACGTCGGCGACGCCCCGGAGCGTCCGGAGGTTCAGGTGGTGGAACGACTCGATGTTGCCGACCAGGCCGATGATGGTGCGGACCACGCCCTTGGACACGAACGCCTCGCCGCCGACACCCTCGACTCGCGAGACGACGCGGGCGATGTCCTCATCGGTCGCCTCGGGCGACATCACCACAACCATGGAGCGAGAATAGTGCCGCCGGTGACGGGCGACGCGCGGAATTCAGGATGCGGGATCTCCGGCCCGGTGACGGCCCCGCCGGTGCGGCTTCAGACGACGCGGGCCTCGGCCTCGGACTTGATGTCCTCCAGGTCGTGGTTGAGCATCCGGCGGGTCGCGCTGAAGCCCCACCCGCCCCAGATGTGCCACATCATGTCCTCGGCCTTGTTGCGCTCGGAGGTGTCGATGTTGGCGGTCACCAGGAGCTTGGTGCGACCACCGGCGTGCGACTGCAGCGAGAAGGCGGTGCGGATGCGGTCGTGGCCGAGCCTGGTCTCGTGCATCGTGCGATGGGGCTTGACCGACTCGACGACGTGCATCTCCTCCTCACCGTGGTGGCCGAACATCGCCCGGGTCTCGCGCCACGTCGTCCCGACGTCGTAGCCGGGGGCACCGAGCGGCTCGACCTGCTTGACGCTGCGCAGGATGTGGTCGGCATGCGGCAGGTCGGTGAGCACCTGCCAGACGATCTCAGGGGGTGCCTCGATCTCGATGTCGAGGTGGATCACGTGTCCGGTCATGGGTGGAACCTCCTCAAGCCTCCATCGTCCGCCTGAGTCGGATCGCTGTCGACACCCCGTTCTCGCTCTCACGGCTCAGACGGCGATGTGCGTGACCTCGCCCTCGATCTTGCGGCGCGGCATCAGCTCCACGACGAGCATCGCGCCGAAGACCAGCAGCCCGCCGGTGAGAAGTCGCGCAGTGAGGTCCTCGCCGCCGGCCAGGACCGCGAAGAACGCCGCGAACACCGGCTCCATGCTCATGACGATCGCGCTGCGGGTCGGCGTCAGGTGGGCCTGCGCCCAGGTCTGGCCAGCCATGGCGAGGGCCCCTGCCCCGACCGCCATGTAGACGATGCTGATCCAGTCGCCGCCGTTGTCCGGGATGGTGATGCCGTTGGGGGCCGCCCCGACGAAGCACACGACGGAGATCACCGCCAGCTGCACGATCGCCATGCCCATCGCCTCGTCCCTGCGCGACCAGGCACCCAGCCCGACGATGTGGAGTGCATAGATCACCGCGCTGAGCAGCGTGAGGCCCTCGCCGTACCCGAAGGCCAGGCCACTGGGCTGCAGGGTGAGGACGGTGATCCCGACGATCGCCATGGCCACGGCGAGCCAGGTCAACCGGCCGATGCGTGAGCGGAGGAGCAGGGCGGCGAGCAACGGCGTGCACACGACGTAGAGGCCGGTGATGAAGCCCGAGACGGATGCTGCGGTGTGCGCCAGGCCGACCGTCTGGGCCACCTGGGCGCCGGCATAGAGCACCCCGAGGACGACCGCCTGGCGCCGTGACTGCGACGACAGGCGCCCCAGGGCCCGGGGGAAGAGCAGGACCAGGGCCACGGTCGCGATCGGGAAGCGGACCGCCAGGAAGTCGAGCGCACTGATCCGGTCGGAGAGGTCCTTGATGAGGTAGAACGTCGAACCCCACATGGCCGCCATGCCGAGAAGAGCCAGGGTGGCAAGGCGGGTGGTCGTGCTCTCCCTCACTCGCGGGCCTGCTCGCGCAACTTCTTGAGCAGGTCGAGGTCGGGACTCCCGACCTCGCGCGAGCCCGGTGTCTCGAGGACGAACGGCACCCCGTCGGTGGCGGGGTGGGCGAACAGGTCGCGGAAGGCGTCCTGACCGATGTGGCCGGCGCCGATGTTCTGGTGCCGGTCCTTGAACGCGCCACGCACGTCCATGGAGTCGTTGGCGTGGATCAGGCGCAGGCGGCCGGGGCCGCCGATCTCGACGATCCGGTCGACGGTCGCCTTCGTGCCACCCGTCTCGTCGAGAGGGGCACCGGCCGCGAAGACGTGGCAGGTGTCCAGGCAGATGCCCGCCTTGGGGTGGAAGTCGAGCGCCGAGAGGTAGGGATGCAGGTCCTCCACCCCGGCGCAGAGGGATCGACCCTGCCCGGCGGTCGGCTCCAGCAGCAGCCACGGGGCGGCGTCGTCCTCGACTGCCTCGAGGAGGGGGAGGAGGCCCTCGCGCACCTGGCGCATCGCGGCGGCGTACTTCTCCTCGGATCCGGTGGGGTCGACGAACGAGCCGGTGTGCACCACGACACCCTCGGCGCCGATCTCGGCGGCCCGCCTGAGGTTGTGGGCGACGGTCTCCACGGACTTCTCGTAGGTCGCCGGCGTGGGGGAACCGAGGTTCACCAGGTACGGCGCGTGGATGAACGCGCGAGTGCCGTCCTCGCGGGCCTCGCGGAACGCCCTGTCCTCCGCGGGGTTGCCCTTGCTCGCGGCCCAACCGCGCGGATTGCCGACGAAGACCTGGAGCGTCTCGTAGCCGATCTCGCGAGCCTTGGCGAGGGCGCCGGAGGCCAATCCCTTGCCGACCGGGACGTGGGAACCGATGGGGTTGCGCAGGGCCATGTCAGTCACGTGGACAAGGCTAGGTGGTGGTCGAGAAGCGCGAGGAACGAGGCGGTCTGCCGAGACCGTGAGCCGTGAGCCGTCAGACGATGGTGATCGTGACCGTGCTGCCCTTGGGGGCCATGGTGCCGCGGCCCGGGTCGGAGGTCAGCACGTAGCCGAGGCCGATGTAGTTCGGGTGCTTCTCGACCTCCACCCGGAACCCCGCAGCCTCCAACGTGTCGGTGGCGGCGTCCTGGCCCATGCCGACCACACGTGGCACCTCGATCAGCTGAGGGCCCTTCGAGACCACGAGGTCGACCGTGTCGCCCTTGAAGAGCTGGCCGCTGCTCGGGCTCTGCGAGATGACGTTGCCCTCGGGGACGTCGTCGTCGAACTCCTCGGTGACGTCGACCTCGAGATCCTGTTGCTCGATCCATTCCTCGGCACGGTCGGCATCCTTGCCGGTCCAGTCCTTGACCTTGATCGGCCTGGGGCCCCGGCTCAGGATCAGGTCGACGCTCGCACCGGGGCGTTGGGAGGTGCCGGCCGCGGGGTTGCTCCTGATGACCCGGCCGGCCGGGACCGACGGGTGGTAGCGGGGGATCGAGCGGCCGAAGTCGAGGTGGGCATCCAGGATCGCCTGCTGGGCCTCGTCCTCGGACCTGCCCTTCAGCTTCGGCACGTCGTAGCGCTCCTTGCCGAGCGAGATCGTGACCGTGACCCTCCCGGCGTCGAGCACCCGGTCGCCCGGGCCCGGGTCGGTGCTGATGACCAGGCCCTTCCGGATGTCCTCGGAGTACTCCGGGTCGGCCTCCGCGAACTCGAGGCCGGCGGCCTCGATCTTCTGCTGCGCGGCCGCGGCGGTGAGCTCGATGACGCTGGGAGTGGTCGTGTAGCGGGCAACCCCGAACCAGTAGGCGCCGCCACCGACGGCCAGGGCCGCCAGCAGTGCCAGAACCAGGAGCAGCGCCCCGCGCCGCCGCCGCCTCGGCTCGGCGTCGACCGGGGACCAGGGGGGTACGCCGTCCGGTGCGGGATCGTCGTGAAGTGGTCGGGCGACGGGGCCGGCCAGCGCTGCACCGCGGTCGATGTGGCTCGTGCGGGGGAAGTCCTGGACGCCGCCGGCGGTGAGCTCCCCGGTGGCTTCGCCCTGGTCGAACGGGTCTTGGGCGGTGTCCTCGCGGAACTGCTCCTCCTCGTGCTCGCGGGCCGCCGGTGGTGCGAGGTCGGCGACCAGCTCGGGGTCGTCGACCACCCCCTCGGCGAGAGCCTGGGCAACCCGGTGCACCTGGTGCAGGAACACCCGCGCGTCGGCCGGCCGGTGTCCGCGATCACGAGCGGTGGCGCGCGCGACCAGCGCGTCGACGTACGCCGGGATGTCGGGCACGGTCTCCGACGGAGGAGGTACGTCCTCGTGGACGTGCTTGTAGGCGATCTGGATCGGCGACTCGCCCTCGTGGGGCTTGCGGCCGGTGAGCAGCTCATAGAGCACCACGCCGGCGGCATAGACGTCGGCGCGGGCATCAGCCCGTCCGTCGACGACGAGCTCGGGTGCCAGGTAGGAGACGGTCCCGATGAGCACGCCGCCCGTCGCGGTGTGCTGCGTGTCGGCGCTGATCGCCTTGGCCAACCCGAAGTCGGCGACCTTGACCCGACTCGTTCCCGAGTCGTCGTCAGGGGAGATCAGGACGTTCTCGGGCTTGATGTCCCGATGGATCAGCTTCGCCTGGTGGGCGGCGGCCAGCGCGGAGAGCACCGGGTCGATCAGCGCCAGGGCCTTGCGGGGAGGCATCGGGGCCTCCTTGCGGATCACGTCGCGCAAGGTGTGGCCGGGGACGTACTCCATCGCCAGGTAGATCGTGCCGCGGTCGCGCCCCTGGTCGTAGACACCGACCACGTGGGGGTGGGAGAGCTTGGCGGCGTGGCGGGCCTCGCGCACGAACCGGCTCGCGAACTCCTCGTCGTCGCCCATGCCGGGGTGCATCACCTTCAGCGCGATGACCCGGTCCAGCCGG
Coding sequences within:
- a CDS encoding zinc ribbon domain-containing protein; this translates as MEFCKNCGAGLGPGRFCTNCGMPVDQPRTSQPQGTEEAAAEKTSVRLPAVQPDASTGPRFPLYAAPPAQQPQQAPPPLFADEVPTRSPEQRSAAVPPGPAQPSHADEIPVWQPPASPAPPSGSHRSDEPGRRSPLLWLLPLLLVLLLGVGIGTWLGSRDSDDGTAASEDSSQGTGTTRDDDTAAPDDPGPGDDPADPAEAVDLTDQVKASGPAPIKPGTDLSGNRVTYPPANMLDGSPSTAYRLPGDASGRTITLELPDEATIHEVGLVNGYAKTDTTGNRTVDWYPKNRRITEVEWSFDDGTTVTQELRDSTDLQVIRVDAATTRTISLRIVSVSAPGSGPLGKNVTAISTVALRGTTS
- a CDS encoding siderophore-interacting protein codes for the protein MPTQLTVRSTEQLTPHLVRVHFSGDLAGFADSVDTDRYVKLIFQQPGVDHPDPLDLNALRGTLPPEQMPILRTYTVRSLDVPAGTLAIDFVVHGDEGVAGPWAAAAQPGDVILANGPGGGYAPRPDVDWHLLGSDEAGLPAVAAAIESLPAGAVARVLVEVADEDDVIELGEGENVEVTWLLRGAASHDVPDDRAGRHAPLVQAIRDLEWLPGTVQVFVHGEAAAVMHGVRPFLFKEKGLPRDAVSISGYWRRGRTEEGFREWKQDLARSEA
- the pknB gene encoding Stk1 family PASTA domain-containing Ser/Thr kinase; the encoded protein is MEPGNERDLSDPLIGRLLDNRYRVGRRIASGGMASVYEAHDDRLDRVIALKVMHPGMGDDEEFASRFVREARHAAKLSHPHVVGVYDQGRDRGTIYLAMEYVPGHTLRDVIRKEAPMPPRKALALIDPVLSALAAAHQAKLIHRDIKPENVLISPDDDSGTSRVKVADFGLAKAISADTQHTATGGVLIGTVSYLAPELVVDGRADARADVYAAGVVLYELLTGRKPHEGESPIQIAYKHVHEDVPPPSETVPDIPAYVDALVARATARDRGHRPADARVFLHQVHRVAQALAEGVVDDPELVADLAPPAAREHEEEQFREDTAQDPFDQGEATGELTAGGVQDFPRTSHIDRGAALAGPVARPLHDDPAPDGVPPWSPVDAEPRRRRRGALLLVLALLAALAVGGGAYWFGVARYTTTPSVIELTAAAAQQKIEAAGLEFAEADPEYSEDIRKGLVISTDPGPGDRVLDAGRVTVTISLGKERYDVPKLKGRSEDEAQQAILDAHLDFGRSIPRYHPSVPAGRVIRSNPAAGTSQRPGASVDLILSRGPRPIKVKDWTGKDADRAEEWIEQQDLEVDVTEEFDDDVPEGNVISQSPSSGQLFKGDTVDLVVSKGPQLIEVPRVVGMGQDAATDTLEAAGFRVEVEKHPNYIGLGYVLTSDPGRGTMAPKGSTVTITIV
- a CDS encoding deoxyribonuclease IV gives rise to the protein MALRNPIGSHVPVGKGLASGALAKAREIGYETLQVFVGNPRGWAASKGNPAEDRAFREAREDGTRAFIHAPYLVNLGSPTPATYEKSVETVAHNLRRAAEIGAEGVVVHTGSFVDPTGSEEKYAAAMRQVREGLLPLLEAVEDDAAPWLLLEPTAGQGRSLCAGVEDLHPYLSALDFHPKAGICLDTCHVFAAGAPLDETGGTKATVDRIVEIGGPGRLRLIHANDSMDVRGAFKDRHQNIGAGHIGQDAFRDLFAHPATDGVPFVLETPGSREVGSPDLDLLKKLREQARE
- a CDS encoding zinc ribbon domain-containing protein, with the translated sequence MSQCPQCGTATTEGQPFCGACGATLATQTPAPDPDAGKTQIREQRPSAQQPGQGQWGQPAAPQQPAPQSPPQQQWGQQPPAPQHQPQHQPPGQPQWGQPQAPQGHYAPQGQQQYAGPQGQQYPAPQGQYAGPQGGGKGVGFDFSRMLAGNWVGAAGVAGAALAVAFIGSALFAFTTMEKFDFVEALAMTIITTVSVFGANSVVHNEGGDGDFSFEATQNLGQFPLLVTVLAFAAAVWMFRRMTAAHRNVVDGLLDAARAALILTLGVTILAIVMRIWSPEITGYIDDESSDIDTGPSGLGFLSGDSLYNHIGGAIFVTLLLTLTVLAITCFVRRDWLSEKAQLVNDWLRVPMIGIAAVAAVTALAGVIYLIAIIVGNDDARGFGEIMRLIAVTPALGLRLVSLGVFSNVGWAGSGDGEDEEKFDRLGGFADDNGVLFWIAPLIALAVMAAGVYAVVMKSLDKTKIMRHTLVYLGLLLIAMPFLVRFSNAHIGAEQEFDGDSSDFDLWMGVDGFQTTMFFFLFSIVVAAVVLLVTGNLDVNAIKAKASSFQSQPGAQPGQQQWGQQPGTGPQQPQQGGQWGQPQPPQQGGQQWGQQPGTGPQQPQQGGQWGQPQPPQQGGQQWGQQPGTGPQQPQQGGQWGQPQPPQQPPYGQQPPQQGGWQPPTQ
- the aroF gene encoding 3-deoxy-7-phosphoheptulonate synthase; protein product: MVVVMSPEATDEDIARVVSRVEGVGGEAFVSKGVVRTIIGLVGNIESFHHLNLRTLRGVADVHRISDPYKLVSRQHHSERSTVWVGPEGKQVPIGPESFTFLAGPCAVESAEQTVEAARMAQSAGATILRGGAFKPRTSPYAFQGLGVKGLEILADVRAATGMPVVTEVIDARDVAVVAEYADMLQIGTRNAANFALLQAVGDVGKPVLLKRGMTATIEEWLMAAEYVAQRGNLDIVLCERGIRTFEPATRNTLDISAVPVVQATSHLPIIVDPSHAAGRKDLVVPLSRAAIAVGADGVIVDVHPKPETALCDGPQALLGTELRELAQAVRRLPGVVGRVDASTLTR
- a CDS encoding DMT family transporter; translation: MRESTTTRLATLALLGMAAMWGSTFYLIKDLSDRISALDFLAVRFPIATVALVLLFPRALGRLSSQSRRQAVVLGVLYAGAQVAQTVGLAHTAASVSGFITGLYVVCTPLLAALLLRSRIGRLTWLAVAMAIVGITVLTLQPSGLAFGYGEGLTLLSAVIYALHIVGLGAWSRRDEAMGMAIVQLAVISVVCFVGAAPNGITIPDNGGDWISIVYMAVGAGALAMAGQTWAQAHLTPTRSAIVMSMEPVFAAFFAVLAGGEDLTARLLTGGLLVFGAMLVVELMPRRKIEGEVTHIAV
- a CDS encoding SRPBCC family protein codes for the protein MTGHVIHLDIEIEAPPEIVWQVLTDLPHADHILRSVKQVEPLGAPGYDVGTTWRETRAMFGHHGEEEMHVVESVKPHRTMHETRLGHDRIRTAFSLQSHAGGRTKLLVTANIDTSERNKAEDMMWHIWGGWGFSATRRMLNHDLEDIKSEAEARVV